From Thermoplasmata archaeon, a single genomic window includes:
- the cas4 gene encoding CRISPR-associated protein Cas4, protein MIRVSAADVEKYIYCPLSWKLSYSERDEENKAQKEGKRKHKKYAKKVKQILKTEQSVAEAEMLVFIGGVISTIVALSGAIIYSPLQNFIVSRIALIVGLIWFGVAVFFLYLSAFFTPLTLRHVLFTGLLAGILFLISSFTYAFDNPYIGLIFEPIALIWLIFTSVFFFIGERYHAKAVRMRQEMELERKEIVMPSQEAPMETRDGKLRGTPDLILKSGEFLIPVEIKTGRVPQGPHFSHIMQLIAYCYIIEDVHGKSPPYGILRYGNTNFEIEYTSELKNLLEKKIEEIGKALRGEIVVHRNHNRPAKCRNCSRKEICPERLAH, encoded by the coding sequence GTGATACGTGTTTCTGCAGCGGATGTTGAAAAGTACATCTACTGTCCACTGAGTTGGAAACTTAGTTATAGTGAGAGAGACGAGGAAAATAAAGCCCAGAAGGAAGGGAAAAGGAAGCATAAAAAGTATGCGAAGAAGGTAAAGCAGATTCTTAAAACAGAACAAAGTGTTGCTGAGGCAGAAATGCTTGTGTTTATTGGAGGTGTGATTTCGACGATTGTGGCACTGTCAGGAGCAATAATTTACTCCCCTCTCCAGAATTTCATAGTTTCCAGAATTGCCTTAATTGTAGGATTAATTTGGTTTGGTGTTGCAGTGTTTTTTCTCTATCTCTCTGCATTTTTTACACCCCTTACACTTCGACATGTGTTGTTCACAGGGCTTCTTGCGGGTATTTTGTTTTTGATATCCTCTTTCACTTATGCTTTTGATAACCCCTACATTGGGCTCATATTTGAGCCAATAGCTCTTATCTGGCTCATATTCACATCTGTATTTTTCTTTATCGGAGAACGGTATCATGCAAAAGCTGTGAGGATGCGGCAGGAGATGGAGCTTGAGAGGAAAGAGATAGTGATGCCATCCCAAGAGGCCCCAATGGAAACAAGGGACGGAAAGTTGAGAGGAACACCGGATTTAATACTAAAGTCGGGTGAATTCCTAATTCCTGTGGAGATAAAGACAGGGAGGGTACCACAAGGTCCACATTTTTCCCACATCATGCAGCTGATAGCCTACTGTTATATCATAGAGGATGTGCATGGTAAATCTCCCCCTTATGGGATTCTAAGGTATGGGAACACCAATTTTGAGATTGAATACACATCAGAGCTTAAGAACCTGCTTGAAAAGAAGATAGAAGAGATTGGAAAAGCACTAAGGGGTGAAATTGTAGTTCATAGGAACCATAACAGACCCGCCAAGTGCAGAAATTGTTCAAGGAAGGAGATTTGTCCAGAGCGGCTAGCTCACTGA
- a CDS encoding MgtC/SapB family protein translates to MDTYLAIEYLLISLGVGALIGLEREFHREEKEILLVGLRTMPLVTMAGTIISLLAGDYGSYLVGLGLVIGTTFTILLAIIRHRLEMSGFTTPFAMFLAYICGMLIGLGYIMTGLFVGVLTTILLFTKERLHHIAASLTEDEMNSALQFLTILLILLPIAATYNFSTLVWNNVNIGEIIGRGKILDVYWLLLIIVFISTISFVSFIAMRKIGTDKGLEISGLLGGLVNSEAAAISLANIGKKATGMEQNVITGIMLANATMLVRNFLLCLFSDPTFKVAYLTAIPFGMMIIINLVFVIARHVRRHGKKEDLSEHKVIVESPFAVGPAVKFGLIFALISVFVYVAQSYGQELGIYITAIGGFVSSAAVVASVSATASTGIIAAHIAAITAMLATCVSTLNKFVLVRTVDKKLANKLIVPVLATFSVGIFGVVLIAWVL, encoded by the coding sequence ATGGACACTTACTTAGCCATTGAGTATCTGCTTATTTCCTTGGGCGTCGGTGCACTCATCGGACTTGAGCGTGAGTTTCACAGAGAGGAGAAGGAAATTCTGCTCGTGGGCCTGAGGACCATGCCCCTCGTGACCATGGCTGGGACTATAATCTCGCTTCTCGCTGGTGACTATGGCAGTTACCTAGTCGGGCTCGGTCTCGTCATTGGAACCACATTCACTATTCTCCTTGCAATTATCCGCCATCGGCTTGAAATGTCTGGGTTCACCACACCTTTTGCGATGTTTCTTGCTTACATCTGCGGAATGCTGATCGGACTTGGTTATATAATGACTGGCTTGTTTGTTGGTGTGCTCACCACAATTCTGTTGTTCACAAAGGAGCGATTGCACCACATTGCAGCCAGTTTAACAGAAGATGAGATGAATAGTGCACTCCAGTTTCTCACAATTTTACTCATTCTCCTTCCAATTGCAGCCACTTACAACTTCAGCACACTCGTGTGGAATAATGTCAACATAGGAGAGATTATTGGCAGAGGCAAAATTCTTGATGTTTACTGGCTCCTTCTCATCATCGTGTTCATTTCCACAATTTCCTTTGTTTCATTCATTGCAATGAGAAAGATTGGCACCGACAAGGGGTTGGAAATTTCTGGTTTGCTTGGTGGTCTTGTAAACTCTGAGGCAGCAGCTATCTCTCTTGCTAACATCGGAAAGAAGGCCACTGGGATGGAACAGAATGTGATTACTGGGATAATGCTTGCCAATGCAACCATGCTTGTGCGTAATTTTCTGCTCTGTCTTTTTTCAGACCCTACATTTAAGGTGGCCTATCTTACTGCAATTCCGTTTGGCATGATGATAATAATCAATCTCGTTTTTGTGATAGCCAGGCATGTGAGAAGACATGGCAAGAAAGAGGACTTATCTGAACACAAAGTGATTGTTGAATCACCATTTGCAGTTGGCCCAGCAGTTAAATTTGGACTGATATTTGCACTTATCTCGGTTTTCGTTTATGTGGCTCAGAGCTATGGCCAGGAACTTGGAATTTACATAACTGCGATTGGTGGCTTCGTTTCAAGCGCTGCAGTTGTGGCCTCTGTTTCAGCAACAGCGTCAACAGGGATAATCGCTGCACATATTGCAGCAATCACCGCCATGCTTGCAACCTGTGTAAGCACCCTGAATAAATTTGTGCTGGTTAGAACCGTTGACAAGAAACTCGCAAACAAGCTCATAGTTCCGGTGCTGGCCACATTCTCTGTCGGAATTTTTGGTGTGGTTTTGATTGCCTGGGTGCTTTAA
- the mtnP gene encoding S-methyl-5'-thioadenosine phosphorylase: MIGIIGGSGLYKSLTGLERPRDVVRQTPYGQVVVTTGLLSGKEIVFLSRHGKIKQLPPHRINHRANLYALKKSGVEKIIAVSAVGGINREMPPGSFVLPSQYIDFTKEVHTFYDDEIKHVDMTEPFSAELRKILSEVLAELKCHYADHGVYACMPGPQFETPAEIKMLSTLGGDIVGMTVVPEAKLARELAVTYQPLCMVVNWAAGISSEQITHETTLRVVAEMNDKLVAVLQKAVELIEE, encoded by the coding sequence ATGATTGGTATCATAGGCGGGTCTGGCCTTTATAAATCACTTACTGGCCTGGAAAGACCAAGGGATGTAGTCAGACAGACACCCTACGGGCAGGTTGTGGTCACAACTGGGCTGCTTAGTGGAAAAGAGATTGTATTCCTCTCACGCCATGGAAAAATCAAACAATTGCCACCTCACAGAATCAATCACAGGGCAAACCTCTATGCTCTGAAAAAATCTGGTGTTGAGAAAATAATTGCGGTTTCTGCAGTGGGCGGAATCAACAGAGAAATGCCACCCGGCTCCTTTGTGCTTCCCTCCCAGTATATTGATTTTACAAAAGAGGTGCACACATTCTACGATGATGAAATTAAACATGTGGACATGACCGAACCGTTTTCAGCAGAACTTCGCAAGATTCTCAGCGAAGTGTTGGCAGAGCTCAAATGCCATTACGCAGACCATGGCGTGTATGCGTGCATGCCTGGCCCACAATTTGAAACGCCTGCAGAAATTAAAATGCTTTCCACGCTTGGTGGAGACATCGTTGGAATGACCGTGGTGCCAGAAGCAAAACTTGCAAGGGAGCTGGCAGTTACTTACCAGCCACTGTGCATGGTTGTAAACTGGGCTGCGGGAATCTCCTCTGAGCAAATCACACATGAGACCACACTCAGAGTGGTTGCTGAAATGAACGATAAACTTGTGGCTGTGCTTCAGAAGGCAGTAGAACTGATAGAGGAATAA
- a CDS encoding MoaD/ThiS family protein has translation MEIEVVLYPSREKKRIKVRKNTSAMDVLEKLGLSLGNVVFILNGKILPLDAKLSISGKEKIEIHSAFSGG, from the coding sequence ATGGAAATTGAAGTGGTGCTTTATCCAAGCAGGGAAAAAAAGAGAATAAAGGTGAGAAAAAACACCTCTGCAATGGATGTTCTTGAAAAACTTGGGTTATCCCTAGGCAATGTGGTCTTCATTTTGAATGGAAAAATTTTACCTCTCGATGCAAAACTCTCGATTTCTGGAAAGGAGAAAATTGAAATTCATTCTGCCTTTTCAGGGGGTTAA
- a CDS encoding ATP-binding protein, translating to MKKTLLDIDTTKDIEIPADPLARVIGQERAVEMARLAAYQRRHLLLIGPPGIGKSMIAQALALHIPKPTEEIRVVHNPSNPERPAVEVLSKDAVYAERERKQFVEGELLDPKEVPSHIAERLGYRCTQCGMYSNYTERVCPRCQKPKMGGKGESAPFSDIVGNLFFTLGDMLPQRNSVTTTRVVGDKEEVVVYERAGDKIRMLDQRTLERRKEIEKQSPRKVIVPLERKPFVLATGASETELLGDVRHDPYGGHKELGTQPYERVIPGAIHEAHQGVLFIDELPHLGHLQRYILTAMQEKKFPITGRNPQSAGASVRVDAVPCDFIFVGACNIRDLATILSPLRSRIIGNGYEVLLETYMPDTEHNRMKLAQFIAQEITMDGKIPHATRAAVIEIIEEARKRAKKIDKAENALTLRLRELGGLIRAAGDLAVITRSEYIDAEHIKKALENAKTAEEQIKEKYGSVQGGVNRELAESQKSPGYFYWNRTELDGYQ from the coding sequence ATGAAGAAAACTCTGTTGGATATAGATACCACAAAGGACATAGAAATTCCTGCAGACCCTCTAGCAAGGGTGATAGGACAGGAACGCGCGGTTGAGATGGCACGACTTGCCGCCTACCAGCGGAGGCATCTACTTCTGATAGGACCCCCTGGGATCGGAAAGTCTATGATTGCTCAGGCGCTTGCCCTTCACATTCCTAAACCCACGGAAGAAATTAGAGTTGTCCATAATCCCAGTAACCCGGAGAGACCCGCAGTAGAAGTGCTAAGCAAGGATGCAGTTTATGCGGAGCGAGAACGGAAACAGTTTGTAGAAGGAGAACTACTGGACCCTAAGGAGGTTCCCTCACATATTGCAGAACGTTTGGGATATAGATGCACTCAGTGCGGAATGTATTCAAACTACACTGAAAGAGTTTGTCCAAGATGCCAAAAGCCGAAGATGGGTGGAAAAGGAGAATCTGCACCATTCTCGGACATTGTTGGCAATTTGTTTTTTACACTCGGAGACATGCTACCCCAGAGAAATTCGGTTACCACCACTAGAGTTGTAGGTGACAAAGAAGAAGTCGTGGTCTATGAACGAGCTGGTGATAAAATAAGGATGCTGGACCAGCGCACCCTTGAGCGTAGAAAGGAAATTGAGAAACAGAGCCCAAGAAAGGTAATTGTCCCGCTTGAGCGAAAACCGTTTGTGTTGGCGACTGGTGCGAGCGAGACAGAGTTGCTTGGGGATGTGAGACATGACCCCTATGGAGGGCACAAAGAACTCGGAACTCAGCCCTATGAAAGGGTAATTCCTGGTGCAATTCATGAGGCACATCAGGGTGTGCTGTTCATTGACGAGCTTCCTCATTTGGGGCATCTTCAGCGTTATATCCTCACAGCAATGCAGGAAAAGAAATTCCCCATCACGGGGAGAAACCCCCAGAGTGCTGGTGCAAGTGTGCGTGTTGACGCAGTGCCCTGCGACTTCATCTTTGTAGGTGCATGCAATATCCGGGATTTGGCCACAATTCTCTCACCCCTGCGCTCAAGAATTATTGGAAACGGTTATGAAGTCCTCTTGGAAACATACATGCCAGACACTGAGCATAACAGAATGAAACTTGCCCAATTTATAGCCCAGGAAATCACAATGGATGGAAAAATTCCACATGCGACTAGAGCTGCAGTGATTGAGATTATTGAAGAAGCAAGAAAAAGGGCAAAGAAAATAGACAAAGCTGAAAATGCTCTCACGCTTAGATTGCGAGAATTGGGAGGGCTTATAAGGGCTGCTGGAGACCTAGCTGTTATTACTCGCTCTGAGTACATCGATGCGGAGCACATAAAGAAAGCACTAGAAAACGCAAAAACTGCTGAGGAGCAGATAAAGGAGAAGTATGGGAGTGTGCAGGGGGGTGTGAACAGGGAACTTGCAGAGTCACAGAAAAGTCCTGGTTATTTTTACTGGAACCGCACTGAGCTGGATGGGTATCAGTGA